A section of the Hippea sp. KM1 genome encodes:
- a CDS encoding methyl-accepting chemotaxis protein, with protein sequence MLFKLFSFTAVTFLLYVIFGIVSYLFFKQTFENNFLLFFLGASVLFAGVNLAYYYYQLISQVDKINKQFKEILTDERIDLLKEIKTPSIPFVETFVKKFRELINTVLGNLITAAGKASVFNAKFNHELKKTIEAINENMEQFDAINSTMKDASYAITDISKNVEEFSNFMTEIENAAKDVLQIAENVEKTMESNVEMMESGKNLINELGDNLKNISNIVNVINDIADQTNLLALNAAIEAARAGEAGRGFAVVADEVRKLAEKTQSNAHEIYEMINTVSINAEKLIEQNLKIASKIKESGKETAKIKDTFEGVVSEIEKASQMLSNITAAVEEQSASIEEVTQTVTTVTQSTREVVNSLNEVAGQSVDLTEVSNQAFKMLQKLRIDHPMEDIYKLLREAKSEIEQTIENAIKNGVISSSDIWDRNYQPIPNTNPQKYETRFTDFVKKYIQPIEDKYLAKNNKFKYFLLVDNNGYAAAHNSIYDKPLTGDYEKDLIGNRSKRKFDDPVGLACAKNTDPLLVQTYLRDTGNAMYDMSVPIYVDGKHWGGLRVGVEV encoded by the coding sequence ATGTTGTTTAAGCTGTTTAGCTTTACGGCAGTTACCTTTCTGCTGTATGTAATTTTTGGTATTGTATCGTATCTTTTCTTTAAACAAACCTTTGAAAACAACTTTCTTTTGTTCTTTTTAGGGGCATCCGTATTATTCGCCGGCGTTAACTTAGCCTATTACTATTATCAGCTCATCTCCCAGGTCGATAAAATTAACAAACAATTCAAGGAAATACTGACCGATGAGAGAATCGACCTACTTAAGGAGATAAAGACACCATCAATTCCTTTTGTTGAAACATTCGTAAAGAAATTCAGGGAACTAATAAACACGGTGCTTGGCAATCTTATCACAGCAGCAGGCAAGGCCAGCGTGTTCAACGCTAAATTCAATCACGAACTAAAAAAGACAATCGAGGCCATAAACGAGAACATGGAGCAGTTTGATGCCATCAACTCAACAATGAAGGACGCCTCATACGCCATAACCGACATTTCAAAAAATGTGGAGGAGTTTAGCAACTTCATGACAGAAATCGAGAATGCAGCAAAGGATGTGCTCCAGATAGCGGAAAATGTCGAAAAAACCATGGAATCCAATGTGGAGATGATGGAAAGCGGCAAAAATCTAATAAACGAGTTGGGTGACAATTTAAAAAACATCTCAAACATCGTGAATGTCATCAACGATATTGCAGACCAAACAAACCTGTTGGCCTTAAATGCAGCTATTGAGGCAGCAAGAGCAGGGGAAGCCGGCAGGGGCTTTGCCGTTGTCGCTGATGAGGTTAGGAAGCTGGCTGAAAAAACACAATCAAATGCACACGAGATTTATGAAATGATTAACACGGTTAGTATTAATGCCGAAAAGCTCATTGAGCAAAATCTAAAAATAGCAAGCAAGATTAAAGAAAGCGGTAAAGAGACTGCAAAAATAAAGGATACCTTCGAAGGTGTGGTATCAGAAATCGAAAAGGCCTCTCAGATGCTATCCAATATTACTGCGGCTGTTGAGGAGCAGTCTGCCTCTATCGAGGAGGTTACACAAACCGTTACAACGGTAACCCAATCAACAAGAGAGGTTGTAAACAGCCTCAACGAGGTCGCTGGCCAGAGTGTTGACTTAACGGAGGTGTCCAACCAGGCATTCAAGATGCTCCAAAAGCTCAGGATAGACCACCCGATGGAGGATATATACAAACTCTTAAGGGAAGCAAAGTCTGAGATAGAGCAAACGATAGAAAACGCCATAAAAAACGGCGTTATATCATCGTCGGATATATGGGATAGAAACTATCAACCCATACCAAACACCAATCCGCAAAAATACGAAACGAGATTTACAGACTTTGTAAAGAAATACATACAGCCCATCGAGGATAAGTATCTGGCAAAGAACAATAAGTTCAAATACTTCCTTTTGGTTGATAATAACGGCTATGCTGCAGCGCACAACTCCATATACGACAAACCATTAACTGGAGATTACGAGAAGGATTTAATAGGCAATAGATCCAAAAGGAAATTTGACGACCCTGTGGGTCTTGCCTGCGCTAAAAACACAGACCCATTGCTTGTTCAGACATACCTAAGGGATACAGGCA
- a CDS encoding tetratricopeptide repeat protein, translating to MSSIWSLTNATITLLNVIVAVIGVLFLVFAYVEYTKLKGLEDKIGKLFNKTKEEMELMQKAMHKVIASYSVKDPDVKIGLLKEAESIYPQAYNLYNSMGYAYIDKKDYQKAIECFHKAIRYRPDDPAGYSDLAYAYHLMGNKELSEEYKQKALELDPQTRFWF from the coding sequence ATGTCCTCAATTTGGAGCTTGACAAATGCAACTATAACTTTATTGAATGTAATTGTTGCTGTTATAGGAGTTCTCTTTCTTGTTTTTGCATATGTCGAATACACTAAGTTAAAAGGACTTGAGGATAAAATAGGAAAGCTATTCAATAAAACAAAAGAAGAAATGGAGCTAATGCAAAAGGCAATGCACAAAGTCATTGCAAGTTATTCTGTAAAAGACCCGGATGTTAAAATCGGATTGCTGAAAGAAGCCGAAAGCATCTATCCACAGGCCTATAATCTTTATAATTCCATGGGATACGCCTATATAGATAAAAAAGACTATCAAAAAGCTATAGAGTGTTTTCATAAAGCAATACGATACCGCCCTGATGACCCGGCTGGCTATTCAGATCTTGCTTATGCTTACCACTTAATGGGGAATAAAGAACTTTCCGAGGAATACAAACAGAAGGCTTTGGAATTAGACCCTCAGACAAGGTTTTGGTTTTAA